The Vicia villosa cultivar HV-30 ecotype Madison, WI linkage group LG1, Vvil1.0, whole genome shotgun sequence genome includes a region encoding these proteins:
- the LOC131600586 gene encoding uncharacterized protein LOC131600586, whose product MLPVPDMVSETTLLRDAIGSFVAWPSELITISDETAPIKPTVKGKGILQEEESVASLKEASARESQQVTQQVRTVPPTGPPKPAGKKGGAFVPRYRSTLATMVDMSDLKDGALREIVMDESVFGIEFKSLITIDDLEEIFKHDQLGVTNMHSYIRLLYDRVLRGTPLSNRFRFVSSAHCSGMAIASEPESVRQRLVDSFMSTGNTESLHLWAYNTRPVGAHWLLLAINPIREVVYYLNSVNGEWTNYPAMKEIVDLSIQVFRSQRDAQVSRTKSNNITWIQVQCPQQRNSYDCGYFVLRYMKEILQANQLEIPLMYLDEFRAAAYPKLKLEEIKEDLCHFYIKRFFM is encoded by the exons atgctaccggtacctgacatggtctcagagacgacattgctgcgagatgcaataggatcatttgttgcatggccctcggagctcattaccattagtgatgag actgctcctataaaacccacagttaagggtaaagggattttacaagaggaggagtccgttgcatcactaaaagag gcatccgctcgggagtcacaacaagtgacgcagcaagttcgtaccgtaccacccactggtcctccgaagccagcgggaaaaaaaggcggtgcttttgtgcctcggtaccggtcgacgctcgcaacaatggttgatatgtccgatttgaaggatggtgctttacgtgaaatcgttatggatgaaagtgtcttcggtattgaattcaagtcacttattacaattgatgacttggaggagatttttaagcatgatcaactaggcgtcactaacatgcactcatacatccg gttgttgtatgacagagtgttgcgcgggactccgttgtctaacagattccgtttcgtgtcttccgcccactgcagcggaatggcaattgcttcggaaccggaatcagttagacagcgcttagtagatagtttcatgtccaccggcaatacagaaagtctgcatctttgggcgtataatacccgaccagtagg agcacactggttgctgcttgctatcaaccctataagggaagtcgtgtattatctgaattcggtaaatggtgaatggaccaattatccggccatgaaggaaatcgttgattt atcaatacaagtgttccgaagtcaacgggacgcacaggtatcccgaactaaatctaacaacattacttggatccaagtgcag tgtccgcaacagcgaaacagttacgattgcggatactttgttttgaggtatatgaaagaaatccttcaggcgaatcaattagagattccgctcatg taccttgacgaattccgtgctgctgcgtacccgaagcttaagttggaagaaatcaaagaagatttgtgtcatttttatattaagcgctttttcatgtag